A window of the Mesotoga prima MesG1.Ag.4.2 genome harbors these coding sequences:
- the truB gene encoding tRNA pseudouridine(55) synthase TruB: MSDGIILVDKPVGITSHDLVNLLRRRLGTKKIGHAGTLDPFASGLVISGVNKGTRILEYFLEMDKTYRTELVLGRITDTFDITGRTVEERKVPGFCFNEVFNALKSFEGEYLQVPPAYSAKKYNGERLYKLAREGKIINLPPKPVKIYSIDDIGISYEKVTFTAKVSKGTYIRSLVMDIGYKLGCGATVTELRRISQGNFSVDSAHQIDDVSDFSIISLEDSIDFLPGLLLNDSESSNVLLGKQIYASGVAGVMGKFAKNDLIRIIGSDERLLAVARSERTSSFIKTLLAKNSLERVAKLEKVLGA; the protein is encoded by the coding sequence ATGAGTGATGGGATTATACTTGTAGACAAACCGGTCGGAATTACCTCACATGATCTTGTCAACCTCCTTCGACGTCGACTGGGGACAAAGAAGATAGGCCATGCGGGAACACTGGACCCTTTTGCCAGTGGGCTCGTTATCTCTGGGGTAAACAAGGGAACTCGGATTCTCGAGTACTTTCTTGAAATGGACAAAACATATAGGACCGAGCTCGTGCTAGGAAGAATTACAGATACATTTGACATTACGGGCAGGACTGTTGAAGAGCGGAAGGTGCCGGGTTTCTGTTTCAATGAGGTTTTTAATGCACTCAAATCATTTGAAGGAGAGTATCTTCAAGTTCCTCCCGCATACTCTGCAAAGAAGTACAACGGAGAGAGGCTTTACAAACTCGCTAGAGAGGGCAAAATAATCAACCTTCCGCCAAAACCGGTTAAGATCTATTCTATCGATGACATTGGCATTTCTTATGAGAAAGTCACCTTTACAGCTAAGGTCTCAAAGGGAACTTACATCAGATCGTTGGTTATGGATATTGGGTACAAACTTGGCTGCGGCGCAACGGTTACTGAACTACGAAGGATTTCTCAGGGTAATTTCTCCGTTGATTCTGCACACCAGATCGACGATGTGTCTGATTTCTCAATAATTTCACTCGAAGATTCGATTGACTTCCTTCCAGGTCTTCTGCTAAACGATTCTGAGAGCAGCAATGTCCTCCTTGGCAAACAGATCTATGCCAGCGGAGTGGCAGGTGTTATGGGAAAGTTTGCGAAGAACGACTTAATCAGAATAATCGGTAGCGACGAACGACTATTGGCAGTCGCAAGATCAGAGCGCACTTCTTCATTCATCAAGACACTCCTAGCTAAGAATTCGCTCGAGAGAGTGGCAAAACTGGAAAAGGTTCTTGGTGCTTGA
- a CDS encoding IS256 family transposase, with protein MKFDREKIKSLIEKNGFENVGDVQEAMKELFGDVIKEMLEGELEDELGYSKHDYKNKETDNSRNGHSKKTVRSDYGEIELEIPRDRKGEFEPVVVKKHQRDISGIEDQIISMYARGMTVRDIQSHIEDIYGSRLSAESVSRITDKILPLVSEWRNRPLESAYAIVYMDAVFFRVVESNQVRKKALYIALGVSLNGHKDILGMWISETEGASYWLSILNELKNRGVEDVAIFSIDALSGMEEAIEAVYPFSEVQKCIVHQIRNTMRYVTWRDRRPLARDLKTIYQAPTREAGWNALLALEEKWGDKYHLSIKSWKDNWETLSTFFQYPEELRRLVYTTNPIESVNRQLRKVTKNKGVFPTDNSLLKMAYLAIMNITKKWTVRTLDWSRILTQLVIKYERLAKYIS; from the coding sequence ATGAAATTTGACAGAGAAAAGATCAAGTCGTTAATCGAGAAGAATGGATTTGAAAACGTTGGAGATGTTCAAGAGGCAATGAAGGAATTGTTTGGTGACGTAATCAAAGAAATGCTTGAAGGAGAACTGGAAGATGAGCTTGGATATTCGAAGCATGACTACAAGAACAAAGAGACTGACAATTCCAGGAATGGACATAGCAAGAAGACAGTTAGGAGCGATTACGGAGAAATAGAACTTGAGATACCAAGAGACAGGAAAGGTGAATTTGAACCGGTTGTTGTGAAGAAACACCAGAGGGACATTTCTGGTATAGAGGATCAGATAATCTCCATGTATGCAAGGGGAATGACAGTAAGAGATATTCAGAGTCATATAGAGGATATCTACGGTTCCAGATTGTCTGCAGAGAGCGTAAGCAGGATAACGGACAAGATACTGCCACTGGTCTCCGAATGGAGAAACAGACCATTAGAATCTGCGTATGCGATAGTCTACATGGATGCCGTATTCTTCAGGGTCGTTGAAAGCAACCAGGTAAGGAAGAAAGCACTCTATATAGCCTTAGGAGTATCCCTAAATGGCCACAAAGACATTCTAGGCATGTGGATAAGTGAAACAGAAGGAGCAAGCTACTGGCTAAGCATTCTCAACGAATTGAAGAATCGCGGGGTTGAAGACGTGGCAATCTTCTCAATAGATGCATTAAGCGGAATGGAAGAAGCCATAGAGGCTGTATATCCATTCTCAGAGGTTCAGAAGTGCATAGTTCACCAGATAAGAAACACCATGAGATATGTTACCTGGAGGGATCGTAGACCTCTAGCACGCGATCTCAAGACAATTTATCAGGCACCTACAAGAGAGGCAGGATGGAATGCATTGCTTGCACTAGAAGAGAAGTGGGGCGACAAATACCACTTGTCAATAAAAAGCTGGAAAGATAACTGGGAAACTCTCTCAACCTTCTTTCAATATCCAGAGGAACTGAGAAGATTGGTTTATACAACTAATCCCATTGAATCAGTTAATAGACAACTCAGGAAGGTGACGAAGAACAAAGGAGTCTTTCCAACAGACAATTCTCTCTTAAAGATGGCTTATCTAGCAATAATGAACATAACAAAGAAATGGACAGTAAGAACTCTTGATTGGTCCAGGATCCTTACTCAACTTGTGATAAAGTATGAAAGATTAGCTAAGTACATAAGCTGA
- a CDS encoding alpha/beta hydrolase, which yields MFVRRWFSSRKRASVVICHGIGEHSGRYDGFATYLNGKGFDVFAADFPGHGMHSGTRGFIKSFDDFTSLVKEVADRVKKIQPELPLFLFGHSMGGLIATRVIEVHPDLFNAAALSAPHLFSAKESVKNLLPLISIIRRVAPKTTFSSSSRFTPADLSNNERAVQRYIADPYVHDRVSPNLFFGLEDSIEQALKEADRIMTPTLIVYGSADRVVDPVGGKELYEKINVEKKMLEIPGGKHELFADEERRSQFFGAISSFFLEHI from the coding sequence GTGTTTGTTAGACGATGGTTTTCTTCGCGCAAAAGGGCAAGCGTCGTGATTTGTCACGGAATTGGCGAACACAGTGGAAGATACGACGGTTTTGCTACTTATCTTAACGGAAAGGGATTCGATGTGTTTGCGGCAGATTTTCCAGGTCACGGCATGCATTCGGGAACTCGGGGTTTCATTAAGTCATTTGACGACTTCACGTCGCTTGTAAAGGAAGTTGCCGATCGAGTGAAGAAGATTCAGCCCGAGCTTCCCCTCTTCCTTTTCGGGCACAGTATGGGAGGACTTATAGCTACAAGAGTCATAGAGGTGCATCCAGATCTTTTCAATGCCGCCGCCCTTAGCGCTCCCCATCTTTTTTCAGCAAAGGAGTCCGTCAAGAATCTGCTTCCGTTGATTTCGATTATCAGACGAGTTGCACCAAAAACTACATTCAGTAGTTCTTCTCGTTTCACTCCCGCTGACTTGTCAAATAATGAGAGAGCTGTACAACGATACATTGCAGATCCTTATGTGCATGATCGAGTATCACCGAATCTCTTTTTCGGTCTTGAAGATAGTATCGAGCAGGCGCTGAAAGAGGCGGATAGAATAATGACACCTACTCTAATAGTCTATGGTTCCGCCGACAGGGTTGTTGATCCAGTAGGAGGAAAGGAGCTCTACGAAAAGATTAACGTGGAGAAGAAAATGCTGGAAATCCCGGGGGGAAAGCACGAACTGTTTGCCGACGAAGAAAGAAGGTCTCAATTCTTCGGGGCGATTTCATCGTTCTTTCTTGAGCATATTTAG
- a CDS encoding transposase, with product MEIVGIDWGRKKHYCYLLHQGKKLVLRNKEEDFAKLLKIKEAVYVIEDGNNRIVDYLLRNNRQVYILPSRRSSEARSFFVIEGKSDFIDSKVIAMTYEHNPEWCLQVKREGIAFELDVLVEENAVINVSMMQDIGRLDAYLERYWPEVKEVFSGTSARKLAFISICPTAKDFLSMSDKEILLKLKEMGFLINSNLKSKLKELRKIALERYVPASIRTLIVAFSRYAMEKKVMKEEIGKQMKEIIEKSEFSVLLTLPGVGVIIASQLIVAYLTHKFSSYRDLQRYAGTTPTYYGSGNKNTTKMRSNCNHYLRGTLHIASLAATNSSKWMKRFYDNKKSEGKSSAHALRALANTILKIAFAMLRDLTPYSEEKFFKRNPLSDYTPSKKEGKQKPEYSLKVSSVATCRSTA from the coding sequence ATGGAGATAGTTGGAATTGATTGGGGAAGAAAGAAGCATTACTGTTATCTTTTGCACCAGGGTAAGAAGTTAGTTTTAAGGAACAAGGAAGAAGATTTCGCGAAGCTTCTGAAGATAAAGGAGGCGGTCTATGTTATTGAGGATGGCAATAACAGGATCGTCGATTATCTTCTAAGGAACAACAGGCAGGTGTACATACTTCCAAGCAGGAGATCGAGCGAAGCCAGGTCATTCTTCGTGATAGAAGGCAAGAGCGATTTCATTGATTCGAAGGTAATAGCGATGACCTATGAGCATAACCCCGAATGGTGTTTGCAAGTGAAGAGGGAAGGGATAGCTTTTGAGCTGGATGTACTGGTTGAAGAGAACGCTGTGATAAATGTATCTATGATGCAGGATATAGGAAGGCTGGATGCATACCTTGAAAGGTACTGGCCGGAGGTGAAAGAAGTTTTCAGTGGCACTTCCGCCAGAAAACTGGCGTTTATATCCATCTGTCCTACTGCAAAAGACTTTCTCTCAATGTCTGATAAAGAGATACTCCTGAAGCTTAAAGAGATGGGTTTCCTGATAAATAGCAATCTCAAAAGCAAGCTGAAGGAGCTCAGAAAAATCGCGCTTGAAAGATATGTGCCAGCTTCCATAAGGACATTGATAGTCGCTTTCTCAAGGTACGCTATGGAGAAGAAAGTGATGAAGGAAGAGATAGGCAAGCAGATGAAAGAAATCATTGAGAAAAGCGAATTCAGTGTGCTTCTCACCTTACCTGGAGTGGGAGTAATAATCGCCAGCCAGCTCATAGTTGCCTACCTAACACACAAGTTCAGTTCCTACAGAGACCTTCAAAGGTACGCGGGAACTACTCCGACTTACTATGGAAGCGGTAACAAGAATACCACCAAGATGAGAAGTAACTGCAATCACTATCTCAGAGGGACTCTTCATATAGCCAGTCTTGCTGCAACAAATAGCTCTAAATGGATGAAAAGATTCTACGACAACAAAAAGAGCGAGGGCAAGAGCTCTGCTCATGCCCTCCGTGCATTGGCGAACACCATCCTCAAAATCGCCTTCGCCATGCTTAGGGATTTGACTCCCTACTCAGAAGAGAAATTCTTCAAGAGGAATCCTCTTTCTGATTATACTCCTTCTAAAAAGGAGGGAAAACAGAAGCCTGAATACTCGCTGAAAGTATCTTCAGTAGCTACCTGCCGGTCTACTGCTTGA
- the rbfA gene encoding 30S ribosome-binding factor RbfA: MASSYRKEMLESEIKKVLTVTLSSYTSYNDSLGMVSIVRVELTKDKRFATVFVSLMGPDESKKKLVKRLNEDKGIFRTAIAKNIRLFKAPEIRFKEDIGIEASLRVAQLLEKIERERTNTKDE, encoded by the coding sequence ATGGCAAGTAGTTACAGGAAAGAGATGTTGGAGTCTGAGATAAAGAAGGTTCTCACGGTAACTCTATCATCTTACACAAGTTACAACGACTCGCTAGGAATGGTTTCAATAGTCAGGGTAGAACTTACCAAAGATAAGCGTTTTGCAACGGTCTTTGTAAGTCTTATGGGACCAGATGAAAGCAAGAAAAAGCTGGTTAAAAGGCTGAATGAAGATAAGGGAATCTTCAGGACTGCAATTGCAAAGAACATTCGTCTGTTCAAAGCCCCTGAAATCCGTTTTAAAGAAGACATTGGAATAGAAGCAAGCTTGAGAGTAGCTCAGTTGCTGGAGAAGATCGAAAGGGAGAGGACAAACACGAAAGATGAGTGA
- the ribF gene encoding riboflavin biosynthesis protein RibF, whose amino-acid sequence MYVACIGNFDGVHLGHRAIMQKTVNIAANLDLQSTAISIVYPWGYYFPNFPGIIYPVAQRLELILATGIERVLTVNMSEIRYLEPEDYISRLMSEGMRAIVVGSDFTFGNGAKGNIELLERISKEGDLRVEIVPDALYDGRRISSSWIRESIAKGDIGLTNSLLGKRYSIRGKVYKDKQLGAKIGFPTANIHRGDERLVIPRSGVYIIMSTIDSRDYFGLLNVGFRPTVNTSEEVKYEVYFFDYSGNLYNRNLELEFLEFIRPELKFDSLGELIEQIKHDERVARRWLEIHLNMLKKER is encoded by the coding sequence ATGTATGTTGCCTGCATAGGAAATTTCGACGGCGTCCATTTGGGTCACAGAGCGATCATGCAAAAGACGGTAAACATAGCAGCCAATCTAGATTTGCAGAGTACAGCAATCTCAATTGTCTATCCCTGGGGATACTACTTTCCAAACTTCCCGGGGATAATCTATCCTGTTGCACAGAGACTTGAACTGATTCTGGCTACCGGAATTGAAAGGGTACTAACTGTCAACATGTCAGAAATCAGGTATCTTGAACCGGAAGATTACATCTCCAGGCTGATGAGTGAAGGCATGAGAGCAATTGTAGTCGGAAGTGATTTCACCTTTGGAAACGGTGCAAAGGGAAATATCGAGCTATTGGAGAGGATCTCAAAAGAAGGAGACTTGAGAGTTGAGATCGTACCCGACGCGCTATATGACGGGCGCAGAATTAGCAGCAGCTGGATAAGGGAATCTATAGCTAAAGGGGACATCGGCCTCACGAATTCCCTTCTAGGAAAGAGATACTCGATACGAGGCAAGGTTTACAAAGACAAACAGCTCGGCGCCAAGATTGGCTTTCCGACTGCAAACATACATCGGGGAGATGAAAGGCTAGTAATACCGAGATCGGGTGTTTACATAATTATGTCGACGATTGACTCTAGAGATTACTTTGGTTTGCTAAATGTTGGTTTCAGACCCACGGTAAACACATCGGAAGAAGTCAAGTATGAAGTATACTTTTTTGACTATTCCGGCAATCTCTACAATAGAAACCTTGAACTGGAGTTTCTTGAATTTATTAGGCCCGAGTTGAAATTCGACTCACTGGGCGAGCTAATAGAACAGATAAAACATGATGAAAGAGTTGCCCGTCGCTGGCTGGAGATACACCTAAATATGCTCAAGAAAGAACGATGA
- a CDS encoding LVIVD repeat-containing protein: MKRVVVTADSHFPSKSDCGFALIDVSNPLEPVVLSRSKLPDHCGSFASSNGFLYCTLPGSFMIFDISDPFAPRLLSRLAANGGCQIVISERRKKAFLADWKNGVLIIDINDPYEPRMIGRMGCNGDERNNGEIHPYGVSGLAVHNGLLFASTMDYDMLQNREALYVFDISRPRSPKWIARVNTYPCRGHGIVLKRNYVVIVGLRSTMVIDISRPEEPATISLIETPDRFGMNPWLSGDYLYVPEIVYEPNKKLAGLRILDISNPLHVESISELLIPARAATNVKVVDNLAYLSCQCGLAIVDVADPEKPKLLNLCTPCEVDKIAEGIEVIDYRDEVFKEERVS; the protein is encoded by the coding sequence ATGAAGAGAGTTGTCGTTACAGCAGATTCTCACTTTCCATCGAAGAGCGATTGCGGCTTTGCACTGATAGACGTCAGCAATCCCCTTGAACCGGTGGTTCTAAGCAGAAGCAAGCTTCCCGATCATTGCGGGAGTTTCGCGAGCAGTAACGGCTTCCTCTATTGCACTCTTCCAGGCAGTTTCATGATCTTTGACATTTCTGACCCATTTGCGCCCAGATTGCTTTCAAGGCTCGCGGCAAACGGCGGCTGTCAGATAGTGATCTCGGAAAGAAGGAAGAAAGCCTTTCTTGCCGATTGGAAGAACGGTGTCTTAATAATCGACATAAATGATCCCTATGAGCCAAGAATGATTGGAAGAATGGGGTGTAACGGAGATGAAAGAAACAATGGAGAAATTCACCCCTATGGCGTCTCCGGTCTTGCAGTGCATAATGGGCTTCTCTTCGCCTCTACTATGGATTACGACATGCTCCAGAACAGAGAGGCTCTTTACGTTTTTGATATTTCGAGACCGCGCAGCCCAAAGTGGATCGCTAGAGTGAATACTTACCCATGTCGTGGCCACGGCATAGTACTGAAAAGGAATTACGTTGTCATAGTAGGCCTGAGAAGTACGATGGTTATCGATATCTCGAGGCCTGAAGAACCTGCAACTATCTCTTTGATAGAAACTCCCGACCGTTTTGGTATGAACCCCTGGCTTTCAGGTGATTATCTGTACGTTCCCGAAATAGTATATGAGCCCAACAAGAAGCTTGCAGGATTGAGGATACTCGACATTTCAAATCCTCTTCACGTAGAGAGTATTAGTGAGCTTCTGATTCCCGCAAGAGCGGCCACTAACGTCAAAGTTGTGGATAATCTCGCGTATCTCTCCTGCCAATGCGGCCTGGCGATAGTCGATGTAGCCGATCCCGAGAAACCTAAGCTGCTTAATCTATGTACTCCTTGTGAAGTCGACAAAATCGCGGAAGGCATCGAGGTAATTGACTATCGGGATGAAGTGTTTAAAGAAGAAAGGGTTTCTTAG
- a CDS encoding HD domain-containing phosphohydrolase, whose product MDKTVDGNFSDCSSIKILLVEDLKSDAELAELEITKGLSGWCDSVGFLRVDNREDFLQSISNYKPDIIISDYMMPHFSGMEVIDLALKFSPSTPIVILTGSMNEETAVECMKAGASDYVIKEHMARLPFAVKEAIKRKKEERLRAAAEEALEESERKFRLIAEKANDLVYRYELFPEKKFSYVSPSATKITGYTPEEHYSNPNLGFELVHPDDRWKLDGLSEQVNQSPILLRWIKKNGEIIWTEQMNVPVYDDEGNLIAIEGIARDVTERQKTSEALKAAFNSVVTVLSDVLNLKDPYTEFHEKNVAKLAVEIGRKMDLDESTIEALRVSAMVHDIGKIMIPTEILSKPGKLSDIEFEIIKRHPVTGYEILKKVKLPWPVAEIVYQHHERLDGSGYPRHLKEKEILLEAKIIMVADVVEAMSSHRPYRAALGFDAALEEIRSNAGRLYDPKIVEICASIIEGGFTFLESDQ is encoded by the coding sequence ATGGACAAGACCGTTGATGGAAATTTCTCTGATTGTTCGTCGATAAAGATACTTCTCGTAGAAGATTTGAAAAGTGATGCGGAGCTAGCGGAATTAGAAATCACAAAAGGGCTTTCGGGATGGTGCGATTCTGTTGGTTTCTTGAGGGTAGATAATCGTGAAGATTTTCTCCAGTCGATCTCTAATTACAAGCCCGACATAATCATTTCCGATTACATGATGCCTCACTTCAGCGGGATGGAAGTAATAGATCTTGCTTTGAAGTTCTCTCCCAGTACGCCTATAGTCATTCTTACTGGTTCCATGAACGAGGAGACTGCCGTTGAATGTATGAAGGCGGGCGCCTCAGATTATGTCATAAAGGAACATATGGCTAGGCTCCCGTTCGCAGTCAAGGAGGCAATAAAAAGAAAGAAGGAAGAAAGACTCAGGGCCGCAGCTGAAGAGGCTCTTGAAGAAAGCGAGAGGAAGTTTCGGCTTATTGCAGAAAAGGCGAATGATCTGGTATATAGATATGAATTATTCCCCGAGAAAAAATTCTCGTATGTCAGCCCTTCTGCCACAAAGATTACAGGCTATACACCGGAGGAGCACTACTCAAATCCAAATCTTGGTTTCGAACTGGTCCATCCTGATGACAGATGGAAACTTGACGGGCTTTCAGAGCAAGTGAATCAATCGCCGATTCTTTTGAGATGGATCAAGAAGAATGGAGAGATCATCTGGACCGAGCAGATGAATGTGCCCGTTTATGACGATGAAGGAAATCTTATTGCAATAGAAGGAATCGCCAGAGACGTTACTGAACGCCAAAAAACCAGCGAAGCACTGAAGGCAGCCTTCAATTCAGTTGTTACTGTGTTGTCTGATGTGCTGAATCTGAAGGATCCATACACTGAATTCCATGAGAAGAACGTCGCTAAACTTGCCGTCGAAATTGGAAGAAAAATGGATCTTGACGAATCAACGATCGAAGCTTTGAGAGTTTCGGCAATGGTTCACGACATAGGAAAGATTATGATTCCCACCGAGATATTGTCGAAGCCCGGAAAACTGAGCGATATAGAGTTTGAAATAATAAAGAGGCACCCCGTGACAGGATACGAGATTCTTAAAAAAGTCAAACTGCCCTGGCCCGTTGCAGAAATCGTTTATCAGCATCATGAGCGTCTCGACGGTTCCGGTTATCCTAGACACTTGAAGGAGAAGGAGATTCTTCTCGAAGCCAAGATAATTATGGTTGCCGATGTTGTCGAAGCGATGAGCTCCCATAGACCATATAGAGCAGCACTTGGTTTTGATGCCGCACTAGAAGAAATCAGATCGAATGCTGGAAGGCTTTACGACCCGAAGATCGTTGAGATTTGTGCTTCGATAATAGAAGGAGGATTTACCTTTTTAGAATCTGATCAGTAG
- a CDS encoding LVIVD repeat-containing protein: protein MRDFAISMDSDPDERGDCVFMVVDITRNQTPALVGRTPCQGFYRDLFGIGNYLVCSGNSEVDIYNAAMLPEVSLISHFKGFGGKKIAPDVHRDLIFVLNEVQGVGVISIAEREEPKLLGHIYPGNLSEDLLMTDIALLDNHLLLLVNDLSTSSHRECLLIYDVISPENPQMKEKVSIAPCKGNVLAIKGERLYISGFNNLMIRNVNDINESGRSALVERDGTRGVGLIVYGDLAYLVEHEWALRSTTAFLNVVDLRVSDEPKFMGKTLLTINFLSDYTDVSMRKIGERLILVSSFGLRVIDVSDPANPDITHLFRPSDSSRIASGLEILTVD, encoded by the coding sequence ATGAGAGACTTCGCGATTTCCATGGATTCTGATCCTGATGAGAGAGGTGACTGCGTCTTCATGGTGGTCGATATTACTCGTAATCAGACACCGGCGCTTGTTGGCAGGACACCATGTCAAGGTTTTTACAGAGACCTGTTCGGAATCGGCAATTATCTCGTCTGTTCAGGAAATTCCGAAGTCGATATCTATAATGCAGCAATGCTGCCGGAAGTAAGTCTTATCTCTCATTTCAAGGGGTTCGGAGGGAAGAAGATCGCTCCGGATGTACACAGAGATCTCATATTCGTTCTAAACGAAGTTCAGGGTGTTGGGGTCATAAGCATAGCGGAACGAGAAGAGCCGAAGTTGCTCGGTCACATCTACCCGGGAAATCTTTCGGAAGATCTATTAATGACGGATATCGCCTTGCTCGACAACCATCTTCTGTTGCTTGTTAATGATTTGAGCACTTCATCTCACCGTGAATGCCTGCTGATTTACGACGTCATTTCGCCCGAGAATCCGCAAATGAAAGAAAAAGTAAGTATTGCCCCCTGCAAGGGCAACGTTCTTGCGATAAAGGGTGAGAGACTGTATATCTCTGGATTCAACAATCTTATGATCAGGAACGTCAATGACATTAATGAAAGCGGACGTTCGGCACTTGTGGAAAGGGATGGGACCAGGGGAGTTGGATTGATTGTCTACGGAGACTTAGCTTATCTTGTCGAGCATGAATGGGCTCTTAGGTCGACAACGGCCTTTCTCAATGTTGTCGATCTGAGGGTATCAGATGAACCAAAGTTCATGGGAAAGACTCTTCTGACGATCAACTTTCTTTCCGATTATACGGACGTCTCGATGAGAAAGATCGGGGAGAGACTCATCCTCGTCTCGAGTTTCGGGCTGCGGGTCATCGACGTTAGCGATCCCGCTAATCCGGATATTACCCATCTGTTCCGCCCCTCCGACAGTTCCAGAATTGCTTCCGGACTGGAGATACTCACGGTTGATTGA
- a CDS encoding LVIVD repeat-containing protein, giving the protein MKRVLVVSESNFPKGTKFRLSFIDATDPFRLSSIFEMETHSLVVSLAYKDGLIYCSMSKGFSIYDVSDLNSVKEISHIDLFGGIDMELSSGGDYAYLTSWKRGITIVDIHDPYNPSLIGRASCNYQVLPDDDSPYGPYGVAGIVVRGRYAFCVTCDYTDDKHREVFIVYDIADPSNPQQKVMISTAPWRSHGMVAQGDIAYASGFESILVFDISEPLDPVLINRHEQKARMCCNSVIRGNLLYNAGSDYAPEGSAGVLSIFDITNPLHIREIGETPTIGRVSWNLALVKDLVYVVSDGTISVVEIANPEKPAVRSLCGPSGADMVYDAIEIIDFSA; this is encoded by the coding sequence ATGAAAAGAGTCCTTGTTGTTAGCGAAAGCAATTTCCCGAAGGGAACCAAGTTCAGACTCAGTTTCATCGATGCGACTGACCCGTTCCGGTTGTCTTCGATATTTGAAATGGAGACTCATAGCTTAGTTGTATCCTTGGCATACAAAGACGGATTGATCTACTGCTCGATGTCCAAGGGTTTCTCAATATACGATGTCTCCGACCTGAATTCTGTGAAAGAGATCTCACATATTGACCTGTTTGGTGGAATCGATATGGAGCTTTCATCTGGCGGCGATTACGCTTATCTGACTTCCTGGAAGAGAGGAATCACTATCGTCGACATTCATGATCCGTATAATCCATCTTTGATCGGTAGGGCGTCGTGCAACTACCAGGTCTTGCCTGACGACGACAGTCCGTACGGACCATATGGGGTTGCAGGAATTGTGGTACGAGGAAGATACGCTTTCTGCGTGACCTGCGACTATACGGACGACAAACACAGAGAGGTCTTCATTGTTTACGATATAGCAGATCCATCAAACCCTCAGCAGAAGGTAATGATCAGCACCGCTCCCTGGAGAAGCCATGGAATGGTTGCTCAAGGAGACATTGCTTATGCCTCGGGTTTTGAAAGCATACTTGTTTTCGACATTTCAGAGCCGCTCGATCCCGTTCTCATCAACAGACATGAACAAAAGGCGAGAATGTGCTGCAACTCGGTTATCCGGGGAAACCTGCTTTACAATGCGGGGTCGGACTACGCTCCGGAAGGCTCTGCCGGGGTACTGTCGATTTTTGACATCACCAATCCCCTTCATATAAGGGAGATTGGAGAAACGCCGACAATAGGGCGTGTCAGCTGGAACTTGGCATTAGTGAAGGATCTTGTATATGTCGTAAGCGACGGTACTATTTCGGTAGTAGAAATCGCTAACCCCGAGAAACCTGCCGTTAGAAGTCTTTGTGGGCCCTCGGGAGCAGACATGGTCTATGATGCCATTGAGATCATAGACTTTTCTGCTTGA